From a region of the Triticum aestivum cultivar Chinese Spring chromosome 7D, IWGSC CS RefSeq v2.1, whole genome shotgun sequence genome:
- the LOC123165138 gene encoding formimidoyltransferase-cyclodeaminase translates to MLRPMLACCKLYVSEGRSSAVLRAVEQAARRHHPAVALVNTFADDAYNRVGYTLVSRLPHPVAPATPLRRAVFGMVEAALGAIDLGAHAGAHPRLGAVDHVCFHPLAGAALRDVAALAAAVAADIGDGLQVPTYLYGAAHREGRTLAAIRRQLGYFRPQSNAEWHGPLPVTAEATTLPVAPDAGPDAASASKGVLVLGATAWVDNYNVPVRTADVEAVRRVARRVSERGGGLRSVQAMGLAHGDGGAEVACNLLDPGSVGAEEVQGMVERLAGEEGLAVGEGYFTDFSQEKIVELYMEKSAQAEA, encoded by the exons ATGCTGAGGCCGATGCTGGCGTGCTGCAAGCTCTACGTCTCCGAGGGCCGGAGCTCGGCCGTCCTGCGCGCGGTCGAGCAGGCGGCGCGCCGGCACCACCCGGCCGTCGCCCTTGTCAACACCTTCGCCGACGACGCCTACAACCGGGTCGGCTACACGCTCGTCTCCCGCCTCCCGCACCCCGTCGCGCCGGCCACGCCGCTGCGGCGGGCCGTGTTCGGCATGGTCGAGGCCGCGCTCGGGGCCATCGACCTGGGCGCCCACGCCGGCGCGCACCCGCGGCTCGGCGCCGTCGACCACGTCTGCTTCCACCCCCTCGCCGGGGCCGCCCTCCGCGACgtcgccgcgctcgccgccgccgtggctGCCGACATCGGCGACGGGCTCCAAG TGCCGACGTACCTCTACGGCGCGGCGCACCGGGAGGGCCGGACGCTGGCGGCCATCAGGAGGCAGCTGGGCTACTTCAGGCCTCAGAGCAACGCCGAGTGGCACGGGCCGCTCCCCGTCACGGCCGAGGCGACGACGCTCCCCGTCGCGCCCGACGCCGGCCCGGACGCGGCGTCGGCGTCCAAGGGCGTGTTGGTGCTCGGGGCGACGGCCTGGGTGGACAACTACAACGTGCCGGTGCGCACGGCCGACGTGGAGGCCGTGCGGCGGGTCGCGCGCCGGGTCAGCGAGCGCGGCGGCGGGCTCCGGTCCGTGCAGGCCATGGGGCTCGcgcacggcgacggcggcgccgagGTGGCGTGCAACCTGCTCGACCCGGGGAGCGTGGGCGCCGAGGAGGTGCAGGGCATGGTGGAGCGGCTGGCGGGGGAGGAAGGCCTCGCCGTCGGCGAGGGGTACTTCACGGATTTCTCCCAGGAGAAGATCGTCGAGCTCTACATGGAGAAGTCAGCTCAGGCTGAGGCTTGA